In Panicum virgatum strain AP13 chromosome 4N, P.virgatum_v5, whole genome shotgun sequence, a single window of DNA contains:
- the LOC120669947 gene encoding protein CYCLOPS-like isoform X1, with product MPSPSGMRVVCRRQNPSPGRCRQVRLAAMDNSYGLRAQPARLQDHVECHHIKMCNPSNAPLFSSSQAKIPGFGSANNRPRQPSRLSSEAAGLPNQQHDIAQQNFLTDNLVPQNSAIPSVEYPNNNNQQLLKNAAEKGMQASDLLLAKAWFHSTQPMTRSRSSELRRRYAAMQTHVAPITTGCIEPANQFKQDFTNTTNSTLMSNTPVQTPKFVSPVQTPKFVSPSSSSTSPLDNPNMVSQDTVTSVVSMLKDTLERKKLGSHANKDTTVGNSFGFYDTQQFQQNILGGTDIFPLVTTSHVQDSPMLPKVDRPMEPNNGNFAAPANQVWFGAASREASHSGSSTAMTAHSAGFEVCDELPPMGQAMSVCESTRKNAANGATDCRSKGKEYRERILKDNVKDDRKKTALTRMGSISSEQAAYAADNGDPTKKRRVERSRKMAEAKERSSTPVIPSDMQAVLKRCETLEKEVRSLKLNLSFMNRKDSEQTKQIEELQKQNEELTEEKERLLEEIERVVSDSNT from the exons ACCATGTAGAGTGTCATCATATCAAGATGTGTaatccaagcaatgcaccgctCTTCTCTTCATCACAGGCGAAG ATCCCAGGATTTGGTTCAGCAAACAATCGTCCTCGACAGCCATCTAG GTTGTCATCAGAAGCTGCAGGCCTTCCGAATCAACAGCATGACATTGCTCAACAAAATTTTCTCACTGACAACTTGGTTCCACAGAATTCAGCAATTCCTTCTGTTGAATATCCAAATAATAATAACCAGCAATTACTCAA GAATGCTGCGGAGAAAGGAATGCAGGCTAGTGACCTACTTCTAGCAAAG GCCTGGTTCCACAGCACTCAACCAATGACTAGAAGCCGTTCCTCAGAACTAAG GAGAAGATATGCTGCAATGCAGACTCATGTGGCACCAATAACTACAGGATGCATTGAACCAGCTAACCAATTCAAACAAGATTTTACAAACACAACAAACAGTACTCTGATGAGCAACACACCTGTTCAGACTCCAAAATTTGTATCTCCTGTTCAGACTCCAAAATTTGTATCTCcttcaagttcatcaacatcccCACTGGATAATCCAAATATGGTGTCACAAGATACAGTTACCTCAGTTGTGAGTATGCTCAAGGACACGCTCGAGCGCAAGAAGCTCGGTAGCCATGCTAACAAAGACACCACAGTAGGCAATTCTTTTGGATTCTATGACACTCAGCAGTTTCAACAAAACATTCTTGGAGGAACAGATATCTTTCCCCTAGTGACAACATCCCATGTTCAGGATTCCCCGATGCTTCCAAAAGTTGATAGGCCCATGGAACCAAATAATGGTAACTTTGCTGCCCCTGCAAATCAGGTTTGGTTCGGCGCAGCATCTCGAGAGGCCTCGCACAGCGGATCATCTACTGCTATGACTGCTCATTCAGCTGGATTTGAAGTGTGTGATGAGCTACCTCCTATGGGGCAAGCAATGTCTGTTTGTGAGAGCACTAGAAAAAATGCTGCAAATGGAGCAACTGACTGCAGATCAAAAGGCAAAG AATACAGGGAGAGGATCCTAAAGGATAATGTGAAAGATGACAGAAAG AAAACGGCATTAACTCGAATGGGATCCATTTCATCAGAGCAAGCAG CTTATGCAGCTGATAATGGAGATCCTACAAAGAAGCGCAGGGTTGAGCGCTCACGCAA AATGGCAGAAGCAAAGGAAAGAAGTTCCACACCAGTAATACCATCTGACATGCAAGCTGTACTTAAGCGTTGCGAAACCCTTGAGAAGGAGGTCCGATCACTGAAGCTTAACCTATCTTTCATGAACAG GAAAGATTCAGAACAGACCAAACAGATCGAGGAGCTTCAGAAGCAAAATGAGGAGTTGACTGAAGAGAAGGAGCGGCTACTAGAAGAGATCGAAAGAGTTGTATCTGACTCCAACACATGA
- the LOC120669947 gene encoding protein CYCLOPS-like isoform X2 encodes MPSPSGMRVVCRRQNPSPGRCRQVRLAAMDNSYGLRAQPARLQDHVECHHIKMCNPSNAPLFSSSQAKIPGFGSANNRPRQPSRLSSEAAGLPNQQHDIAQQNFLTDNLVPQNSAIPSVEYPNNNNQQLLKNAAEKGMQASDLLLAKAWFHSTQPMTRSRSSELRRRYAAMQTHVAPITTGCIEPANQFKQDFTNTTNSTLMSNTPVQTPKFVSPVQTPKFVSPSSSSTSPLDNPNMVSQDTVTSVVSMLKDTLERKKLGSHANKDTTVGNSFGFYDTQQFQQNILGGTDIFPLVTTSHVQDSPMLPKVDRPMEPNNGNFAAPANQVWFGAASREASHSGSSTAMTAHSAGFEVCDELPPMGQAMSVCESTRKNAANGATDCRSKGKEYRERILKDNVKDDRKKTALTRMGSISSEQAADNGDPTKKRRVERSRKMAEAKERSSTPVIPSDMQAVLKRCETLEKEVRSLKLNLSFMNRKDSEQTKQIEELQKQNEELTEEKERLLEEIERVVSDSNT; translated from the exons ACCATGTAGAGTGTCATCATATCAAGATGTGTaatccaagcaatgcaccgctCTTCTCTTCATCACAGGCGAAG ATCCCAGGATTTGGTTCAGCAAACAATCGTCCTCGACAGCCATCTAG GTTGTCATCAGAAGCTGCAGGCCTTCCGAATCAACAGCATGACATTGCTCAACAAAATTTTCTCACTGACAACTTGGTTCCACAGAATTCAGCAATTCCTTCTGTTGAATATCCAAATAATAATAACCAGCAATTACTCAA GAATGCTGCGGAGAAAGGAATGCAGGCTAGTGACCTACTTCTAGCAAAG GCCTGGTTCCACAGCACTCAACCAATGACTAGAAGCCGTTCCTCAGAACTAAG GAGAAGATATGCTGCAATGCAGACTCATGTGGCACCAATAACTACAGGATGCATTGAACCAGCTAACCAATTCAAACAAGATTTTACAAACACAACAAACAGTACTCTGATGAGCAACACACCTGTTCAGACTCCAAAATTTGTATCTCCTGTTCAGACTCCAAAATTTGTATCTCcttcaagttcatcaacatcccCACTGGATAATCCAAATATGGTGTCACAAGATACAGTTACCTCAGTTGTGAGTATGCTCAAGGACACGCTCGAGCGCAAGAAGCTCGGTAGCCATGCTAACAAAGACACCACAGTAGGCAATTCTTTTGGATTCTATGACACTCAGCAGTTTCAACAAAACATTCTTGGAGGAACAGATATCTTTCCCCTAGTGACAACATCCCATGTTCAGGATTCCCCGATGCTTCCAAAAGTTGATAGGCCCATGGAACCAAATAATGGTAACTTTGCTGCCCCTGCAAATCAGGTTTGGTTCGGCGCAGCATCTCGAGAGGCCTCGCACAGCGGATCATCTACTGCTATGACTGCTCATTCAGCTGGATTTGAAGTGTGTGATGAGCTACCTCCTATGGGGCAAGCAATGTCTGTTTGTGAGAGCACTAGAAAAAATGCTGCAAATGGAGCAACTGACTGCAGATCAAAAGGCAAAG AATACAGGGAGAGGATCCTAAAGGATAATGTGAAAGATGACAGAAAG AAAACGGCATTAACTCGAATGGGATCCATTTCATCAGAGCAAGCAG CTGATAATGGAGATCCTACAAAGAAGCGCAGGGTTGAGCGCTCACGCAA AATGGCAGAAGCAAAGGAAAGAAGTTCCACACCAGTAATACCATCTGACATGCAAGCTGTACTTAAGCGTTGCGAAACCCTTGAGAAGGAGGTCCGATCACTGAAGCTTAACCTATCTTTCATGAACAG GAAAGATTCAGAACAGACCAAACAGATCGAGGAGCTTCAGAAGCAAAATGAGGAGTTGACTGAAGAGAAGGAGCGGCTACTAGAAGAGATCGAAAGAGTTGTATCTGACTCCAACACATGA
- the LOC120669947 gene encoding protein CYCLOPS-like isoform X3, translated as MEMEGRGLSDLFRNTSEEIFLKAVMENSMGVAAAPSMEMLGFRNMSQSFREDSEELFNSWLMNGEIPGFGSANNRPRQPSRLSSEAAGLPNQQHDIAQQNFLTDNLVPQNSAIPSVEYPNNNNQQLLKNAAEKGMQASDLLLAKAWFHSTQPMTRSRSSELRRRYAAMQTHVAPITTGCIEPANQFKQDFTNTTNSTLMSNTPVQTPKFVSPVQTPKFVSPSSSSTSPLDNPNMVSQDTVTSVVSMLKDTLERKKLGSHANKDTTVGNSFGFYDTQQFQQNILGGTDIFPLVTTSHVQDSPMLPKVDRPMEPNNGNFAAPANQVWFGAASREASHSGSSTAMTAHSAGFEVCDELPPMGQAMSVCESTRKNAANGATDCRSKGKEYRERILKDNVKDDRKKTALTRMGSISSEQAAYAADNGDPTKKRRVERSRKMAEAKERSSTPVIPSDMQAVLKRCETLEKEVRSLKLNLSFMNRKDSEQTKQIEELQKQNEELTEEKERLLEEIERVVSDSNT; from the exons ATGGAGATGGAGGGCAGGGGCTTGTCTGACTTGTTCAGGAACACCAGTGAGGAGATCTTCCTCAAGGCAGTGATGGAGAACTCTATGGGTGTGGCAGCTGCACCAAGTATGGAGATGTTGGGGTTCAGGAATATGTCGCAAAGTTTCAGAGAAGACAGCGAGGAGTTGTTCAACAGCTGGCTTATGAATGGAGAG ATCCCAGGATTTGGTTCAGCAAACAATCGTCCTCGACAGCCATCTAG GTTGTCATCAGAAGCTGCAGGCCTTCCGAATCAACAGCATGACATTGCTCAACAAAATTTTCTCACTGACAACTTGGTTCCACAGAATTCAGCAATTCCTTCTGTTGAATATCCAAATAATAATAACCAGCAATTACTCAA GAATGCTGCGGAGAAAGGAATGCAGGCTAGTGACCTACTTCTAGCAAAG GCCTGGTTCCACAGCACTCAACCAATGACTAGAAGCCGTTCCTCAGAACTAAG GAGAAGATATGCTGCAATGCAGACTCATGTGGCACCAATAACTACAGGATGCATTGAACCAGCTAACCAATTCAAACAAGATTTTACAAACACAACAAACAGTACTCTGATGAGCAACACACCTGTTCAGACTCCAAAATTTGTATCTCCTGTTCAGACTCCAAAATTTGTATCTCcttcaagttcatcaacatcccCACTGGATAATCCAAATATGGTGTCACAAGATACAGTTACCTCAGTTGTGAGTATGCTCAAGGACACGCTCGAGCGCAAGAAGCTCGGTAGCCATGCTAACAAAGACACCACAGTAGGCAATTCTTTTGGATTCTATGACACTCAGCAGTTTCAACAAAACATTCTTGGAGGAACAGATATCTTTCCCCTAGTGACAACATCCCATGTTCAGGATTCCCCGATGCTTCCAAAAGTTGATAGGCCCATGGAACCAAATAATGGTAACTTTGCTGCCCCTGCAAATCAGGTTTGGTTCGGCGCAGCATCTCGAGAGGCCTCGCACAGCGGATCATCTACTGCTATGACTGCTCATTCAGCTGGATTTGAAGTGTGTGATGAGCTACCTCCTATGGGGCAAGCAATGTCTGTTTGTGAGAGCACTAGAAAAAATGCTGCAAATGGAGCAACTGACTGCAGATCAAAAGGCAAAG AATACAGGGAGAGGATCCTAAAGGATAATGTGAAAGATGACAGAAAG AAAACGGCATTAACTCGAATGGGATCCATTTCATCAGAGCAAGCAG CTTATGCAGCTGATAATGGAGATCCTACAAAGAAGCGCAGGGTTGAGCGCTCACGCAA AATGGCAGAAGCAAAGGAAAGAAGTTCCACACCAGTAATACCATCTGACATGCAAGCTGTACTTAAGCGTTGCGAAACCCTTGAGAAGGAGGTCCGATCACTGAAGCTTAACCTATCTTTCATGAACAG GAAAGATTCAGAACAGACCAAACAGATCGAGGAGCTTCAGAAGCAAAATGAGGAGTTGACTGAAGAGAAGGAGCGGCTACTAGAAGAGATCGAAAGAGTTGTATCTGACTCCAACACATGA
- the LOC120669947 gene encoding protein CYCLOPS-like isoform X4, with the protein MEMEGRGLSDLFRNTSEEIFLKAVMENSMGVAAAPSMEMLGFRNMSQSFREDSEELFNSWLMNGEIPGFGSANNRPRQPSRLSSEAAGLPNQQHDIAQQNFLTDNLVPQNSAIPSVEYPNNNNQQLLKNAAEKGMQASDLLLAKAWFHSTQPMTRSRSSELRRRYAAMQTHVAPITTGCIEPANQFKQDFTNTTNSTLMSNTPVQTPKFVSPVQTPKFVSPSSSSTSPLDNPNMVSQDTVTSVVSMLKDTLERKKLGSHANKDTTVGNSFGFYDTQQFQQNILGGTDIFPLVTTSHVQDSPMLPKVDRPMEPNNGNFAAPANQVWFGAASREASHSGSSTAMTAHSAGFEVCDELPPMGQAMSVCESTRKNAANGATDCRSKGKEYRERILKDNVKDDRKKTALTRMGSISSEQAADNGDPTKKRRVERSRKMAEAKERSSTPVIPSDMQAVLKRCETLEKEVRSLKLNLSFMNRKDSEQTKQIEELQKQNEELTEEKERLLEEIERVVSDSNT; encoded by the exons ATGGAGATGGAGGGCAGGGGCTTGTCTGACTTGTTCAGGAACACCAGTGAGGAGATCTTCCTCAAGGCAGTGATGGAGAACTCTATGGGTGTGGCAGCTGCACCAAGTATGGAGATGTTGGGGTTCAGGAATATGTCGCAAAGTTTCAGAGAAGACAGCGAGGAGTTGTTCAACAGCTGGCTTATGAATGGAGAG ATCCCAGGATTTGGTTCAGCAAACAATCGTCCTCGACAGCCATCTAG GTTGTCATCAGAAGCTGCAGGCCTTCCGAATCAACAGCATGACATTGCTCAACAAAATTTTCTCACTGACAACTTGGTTCCACAGAATTCAGCAATTCCTTCTGTTGAATATCCAAATAATAATAACCAGCAATTACTCAA GAATGCTGCGGAGAAAGGAATGCAGGCTAGTGACCTACTTCTAGCAAAG GCCTGGTTCCACAGCACTCAACCAATGACTAGAAGCCGTTCCTCAGAACTAAG GAGAAGATATGCTGCAATGCAGACTCATGTGGCACCAATAACTACAGGATGCATTGAACCAGCTAACCAATTCAAACAAGATTTTACAAACACAACAAACAGTACTCTGATGAGCAACACACCTGTTCAGACTCCAAAATTTGTATCTCCTGTTCAGACTCCAAAATTTGTATCTCcttcaagttcatcaacatcccCACTGGATAATCCAAATATGGTGTCACAAGATACAGTTACCTCAGTTGTGAGTATGCTCAAGGACACGCTCGAGCGCAAGAAGCTCGGTAGCCATGCTAACAAAGACACCACAGTAGGCAATTCTTTTGGATTCTATGACACTCAGCAGTTTCAACAAAACATTCTTGGAGGAACAGATATCTTTCCCCTAGTGACAACATCCCATGTTCAGGATTCCCCGATGCTTCCAAAAGTTGATAGGCCCATGGAACCAAATAATGGTAACTTTGCTGCCCCTGCAAATCAGGTTTGGTTCGGCGCAGCATCTCGAGAGGCCTCGCACAGCGGATCATCTACTGCTATGACTGCTCATTCAGCTGGATTTGAAGTGTGTGATGAGCTACCTCCTATGGGGCAAGCAATGTCTGTTTGTGAGAGCACTAGAAAAAATGCTGCAAATGGAGCAACTGACTGCAGATCAAAAGGCAAAG AATACAGGGAGAGGATCCTAAAGGATAATGTGAAAGATGACAGAAAG AAAACGGCATTAACTCGAATGGGATCCATTTCATCAGAGCAAGCAG CTGATAATGGAGATCCTACAAAGAAGCGCAGGGTTGAGCGCTCACGCAA AATGGCAGAAGCAAAGGAAAGAAGTTCCACACCAGTAATACCATCTGACATGCAAGCTGTACTTAAGCGTTGCGAAACCCTTGAGAAGGAGGTCCGATCACTGAAGCTTAACCTATCTTTCATGAACAG GAAAGATTCAGAACAGACCAAACAGATCGAGGAGCTTCAGAAGCAAAATGAGGAGTTGACTGAAGAGAAGGAGCGGCTACTAGAAGAGATCGAAAGAGTTGTATCTGACTCCAACACATGA
- the LOC120669947 gene encoding protein CYCLOPS-like isoform X5 codes for MGYERSLQDCKIPGFGSANNRPRQPSRLSSEAAGLPNQQHDIAQQNFLTDNLVPQNSAIPSVEYPNNNNQQLLKNAAEKGMQASDLLLAKAWFHSTQPMTRSRSSELRRRYAAMQTHVAPITTGCIEPANQFKQDFTNTTNSTLMSNTPVQTPKFVSPVQTPKFVSPSSSSTSPLDNPNMVSQDTVTSVVSMLKDTLERKKLGSHANKDTTVGNSFGFYDTQQFQQNILGGTDIFPLVTTSHVQDSPMLPKVDRPMEPNNGNFAAPANQVWFGAASREASHSGSSTAMTAHSAGFEVCDELPPMGQAMSVCESTRKNAANGATDCRSKGKEYRERILKDNVKDDRKKTALTRMGSISSEQAAYAADNGDPTKKRRVERSRKMAEAKERSSTPVIPSDMQAVLKRCETLEKEVRSLKLNLSFMNRKDSEQTKQIEELQKQNEELTEEKERLLEEIERVVSDSNT; via the exons ATCCCAGGATTTGGTTCAGCAAACAATCGTCCTCGACAGCCATCTAG GTTGTCATCAGAAGCTGCAGGCCTTCCGAATCAACAGCATGACATTGCTCAACAAAATTTTCTCACTGACAACTTGGTTCCACAGAATTCAGCAATTCCTTCTGTTGAATATCCAAATAATAATAACCAGCAATTACTCAA GAATGCTGCGGAGAAAGGAATGCAGGCTAGTGACCTACTTCTAGCAAAG GCCTGGTTCCACAGCACTCAACCAATGACTAGAAGCCGTTCCTCAGAACTAAG GAGAAGATATGCTGCAATGCAGACTCATGTGGCACCAATAACTACAGGATGCATTGAACCAGCTAACCAATTCAAACAAGATTTTACAAACACAACAAACAGTACTCTGATGAGCAACACACCTGTTCAGACTCCAAAATTTGTATCTCCTGTTCAGACTCCAAAATTTGTATCTCcttcaagttcatcaacatcccCACTGGATAATCCAAATATGGTGTCACAAGATACAGTTACCTCAGTTGTGAGTATGCTCAAGGACACGCTCGAGCGCAAGAAGCTCGGTAGCCATGCTAACAAAGACACCACAGTAGGCAATTCTTTTGGATTCTATGACACTCAGCAGTTTCAACAAAACATTCTTGGAGGAACAGATATCTTTCCCCTAGTGACAACATCCCATGTTCAGGATTCCCCGATGCTTCCAAAAGTTGATAGGCCCATGGAACCAAATAATGGTAACTTTGCTGCCCCTGCAAATCAGGTTTGGTTCGGCGCAGCATCTCGAGAGGCCTCGCACAGCGGATCATCTACTGCTATGACTGCTCATTCAGCTGGATTTGAAGTGTGTGATGAGCTACCTCCTATGGGGCAAGCAATGTCTGTTTGTGAGAGCACTAGAAAAAATGCTGCAAATGGAGCAACTGACTGCAGATCAAAAGGCAAAG AATACAGGGAGAGGATCCTAAAGGATAATGTGAAAGATGACAGAAAG AAAACGGCATTAACTCGAATGGGATCCATTTCATCAGAGCAAGCAG CTTATGCAGCTGATAATGGAGATCCTACAAAGAAGCGCAGGGTTGAGCGCTCACGCAA AATGGCAGAAGCAAAGGAAAGAAGTTCCACACCAGTAATACCATCTGACATGCAAGCTGTACTTAAGCGTTGCGAAACCCTTGAGAAGGAGGTCCGATCACTGAAGCTTAACCTATCTTTCATGAACAG GAAAGATTCAGAACAGACCAAACAGATCGAGGAGCTTCAGAAGCAAAATGAGGAGTTGACTGAAGAGAAGGAGCGGCTACTAGAAGAGATCGAAAGAGTTGTATCTGACTCCAACACATGA
- the LOC120669948 gene encoding 60S ribosomal protein L22-like has product MVVALGPGRFYGSSLPRPRFFPGDRVDPLPSVTEPLLAWAQEAHWSMGGLGVKRLRLQGRIEGSIDKLRRRARRDARAKARAAGHKPASLAALGSDDEASDGDSDEEEAAAQERILKREVVDDDEDSDGSDQSEEEEDDEPLATIATAAKRKRARKLSDEFDRIAAQQELEKKQKAAAAAPAKTSPRRQSSAPAAKAPARASPKRKASAPAAGAPARASPKRKAAAAAAPVTGARRTSPRNKH; this is encoded by the coding sequence ATGGTTGTGGCGCTGGGACCCGGCCGGTTCTACGGCAGCAGCCTCCCGCGGCCGCGTTTCTTCCCCGGCGACCGCGTCGACCCGCTGCCGTCTGTCACCGAGCCGCTACTCGCCTGGGCGCAGGAGGCGCACTGGTCCATGGGCGGCCTCGGCGTCaagcgcctccgcctccagggCCGCATCGAGGGGTCCATCgacaagctccgccgccgcgcgcgccgcgacgCCAGGGCCAAGGCCCGGGCCGCCGGCCACAAGCCCGCGTCGCTCGCCGCGCTCGGCTCCGACGACGAAGCCAGCGACGGTGActccgacgaggaggaggccgcggcacAGGAGCGGATCCTGaagcgggaggtcgtcgacgacgacgaggactcCGACGGGTCCGACcagtcggaggaggaggaggacgatgaGCCCCTCGCGACCATCGCCACCGCGGCCAAGAGGAAGCGCGCGAGGAAGCTCAGCGACGAGTTCGACCGCATCGCCGCGCAGCAGGAGCTGGAGAAGAAGCagaaggcggcggccgcggccccggCGAAGACGTCCCCGAGGAGGCAGTCTTCAGCACCAGCGGCAaaggcgccggcgcgggcgtcgcCAAAGAGGAAGGCTTCCGCACCAGCTGccggggcgccggcgagggcgtcGCCAAAGAGGAAggctgccgcggcggccgcgccggtgACTGGGGCAAGGAGGACCTCGCCGAGGAACAAGCACTGA
- the LOC120670885 gene encoding 40S ribosomal protein S15a-5-like, whose protein sequence is MGRRILNDALRKMVNADRRGNATALLQPISGVMVSFLNIMKHRGYIKNFEVIDPHRVGKINVELHGRIKDCKALTYRQDIRAKEIEQYRVRMLPTRQWGYVVITTPNGVLDHEEAIKQNVGGQVLGYFH, encoded by the exons ATGGGGCGGCGGATCCTGAACGACGCACTGCGCAAGATGGTCAACGCGGACCGCCGGGGGAATGCCACGGCGCTCCTCCAGCCCATCTCCGGCGTCATGGTCTCCTTCCTCAACATCATGAAGCACCGAG ggtatatcaaaaaCTTCGAGGTCATTGATCCGCATAGAGTTGGGAAAATTAATGTGGAGCTTCATGGACGTATCAAAGATTGCAAAGCTCTTACTTACAGGCAAGACATCAGAGCCAAGGAGATAGAACAATACAGAGTTCGGATGCTCCCAACAAGACAG TGGGGCTATGTTGTGATCACTACACCGAACGGTGTTTTGGATCATGAGGAAGCAATCAAGCAGAACGTGGGGGGTCAGGTCCTCGGTTACTTCCATTGA
- the LOC120669646 gene encoding cyclin-dependent kinase F-4-like: MERYTIIKEVGDGTFGSVWRAIHKESGEVVAIKKMKKKYYSWEECINLREVKSLRRMNHPNIVKLKEVIRENDMLFFVFEYMECNLYQLMKTRGKPFSETEVRNWCFQIFQALSHMHQRGYFHRDLKPENLLVTKELIKIADFGLAREISSEPPYTEYVSTRWYRAPEVLLQATVYNATVDMWAMGAIIAELFSLRPLFPGSSEADELYKICSILGTPNQRTWPEGLQLAASIGFQFPQCESIHLSEVIPSASEDAINLISWLCSWDPRRRPTAVEVLQHPFFQPCFYVPPSLRYKSTGYASTPPSVGAKGAVDQKNARRYSMGTVPNGRPTVNYSYLSNNAPVRAAGVQRKLELDHQPPEANHKVTKANVMNQSWSRAAAVRSNGNYLAKDQSPRAPDLAEKLSQLSMGPNRVSGLGPERFTDLKARTHGSAIKRPLPVGSRAWPSPADPFRRPYEMPGDRALLQRKLVS; this comes from the exons ATGGAGAG GTATACGATTATCAAGGAAGTTGGTGATGGAACATTTGGGAGTGTTTGGCGCGCTATCCATAAAGAAAGTGGTGAAGTG GTTGCGAtcaagaaaatgaagaaaaaatattATTCTTGGGAAGAGTGCATAAACCTCCGTGAAGTGAAG TCCCTGCGAAGGATGAACCATCCAAACATTGTGAAGCTCAAGGAAGTCATAAGGGAGAATGACATGTTGTTCTTTGTTTTTGAGTACATG GAATGCAATCTCTATCAGCTGATGAAGACCAGAGGGAAGCCCTTCTCTGAGACTGAAGTCCGAAATTGGTGCTTTCAAATATTTCAAGCTCTGAGTCACATGCATCAACGTGGATATTTTCACCGTGACCTTAAGCCTG aaaatttGCTGGTTACTAAGGAGCTCATCAAGATAGCGGATTTTGGGCTTGCTCGTGAGATTTCTTCTGAACCACCTTATACAGAATACGTGTCCACTCGTTG GTATCGTGCCCCTGAAGTTCTTCTTCAAGCTACTGTTTATAATGCAACAGTTG ACATGTGGGCCATGGGTGCCATTATTGCGGAGCTTTTTTCACTTCGACCCCTTTTTCCTGGATCAAG TGAAGCAGATGAACTTTACAAAATCTGTAGCATTCTTGGCACTCCAAATCAGCGTACTTGGCCTGAAGGTCTGCAGCTTGCAGCATCTATCGGTTTTCAGTTTCCTCAG TGTGAAAGCATACATCTTTCGGAAGTGATTCCCTCGGCGAGTGAAGATGCAATCAACCTTATTTCG TGGCTTTGCTCATGGGATCCACGGAGAAGGCCAACAGCAGTGGAGGTTTTGCAGCATCCCTTCTTCCAG CCATGCTTCTATGTCCCTCCTTCGCTTCGTTACAAATCAACTGGATATGCATCAACACCACCATCAG TTGGGGCTAAAGGAGCTGTGGACCAGAAGAATGCTAGGAGGTACTCCATGGGGACTGTACCCAATGGGAGGCCAACAGTTAATTACTCGTATCTTAGCAATAATGCTCCAGTAAGAGCAG CTGGTGTGCAAAGGAAATTGGAGTTGGATCATCAG CCACCTGAGGCTAACCACAAAGTGACAAAGGCGAACGTGATGAATCAGTCTTGGTCCAGAGCAGCAGCTGTAAGGAGTAATG GCAATTACCTCGCCAAGGACCAGAGCCCCCGCGCACCTGACCTTGCTGAGAAGCTGTCTCAGTTGTCAATGGGCCCCAACAGGGTGTCTGGTTTGGGTCCCGAGAGGTTCACAGACCTGAAGGCCAGAACCCACGGGAGCGCTATCAAGCGCCCCTTGCCCGTGGGATCCAGGGCGTGGCCCAGCCCGGCCGACCCCTTCCGGCGCCCCTATGAGATGCCAGGCGACAGGGCTCTCCTTCAGAGGAAGCTCGTGAGCTGA